One genomic segment of Rivularia sp. PCC 7116 includes these proteins:
- a CDS encoding bifunctional nuclease family protein — translation MIEMKVAGIALDAITRSPIVLLKDATDRRALPIYIGQEQAKAIMAAQENQKAPRPLTHDLIVNILEGWDMVLDKVVIHSLQKDTFYASLILKQGDTHKEIDARPSDAIAVALRTNSPIWVMEEVVAEASIPVDRDADEAEREAFREFVSNLRPEDLIKRFGDSTSNS, via the coding sequence ATGATAGAAATGAAAGTTGCTGGTATAGCGTTGGATGCAATTACTCGCAGTCCGATAGTACTTTTAAAAGATGCAACAGACCGCCGTGCTTTGCCAATTTATATTGGTCAAGAGCAGGCAAAAGCGATTATGGCAGCACAAGAAAATCAAAAAGCTCCTAGACCTTTAACTCACGATTTAATAGTGAATATTTTAGAGGGGTGGGATATGGTTTTGGATAAAGTGGTTATTCACTCCCTGCAAAAAGACACCTTTTATGCATCTTTAATTTTAAAGCAAGGTGACACTCATAAGGAAATTGATGCTCGTCCTAGTGATGCGATCGCCGTTGCGTTGCGTACAAATTCACCAATTTGGGTAATGGAAGAAGTGGTTGCAGAAGCTTCAATTCCGGTGGATAGGGATGCAGATGAAGCCGAAAGAGAAGCCTTCCGGGAATTCGTTTCTAATCTCCGTCCAGAAGATTTAATCAAGCGTTTTGGCGATAGTACAAGTAATAGTTAG